The nucleotide sequence cattcatgacatatttcaaaagacgttgcatttgagtcattgagttcatcaagaatattatcaagtcatttatagtttagatatattatgaaatggtatgcatgcctgtcaactttcgatgtaatggaagtttgtcttttaaaaacgaatgcaatgtttgtaagacgtatcatatagaggtcaaatacctcgcaatataaccatatgttgttgtattcgtccttatggattaggacgggtctttacatctaAAAGCGACGATCATAATCGCAGTGGCAGTGACAGTGGATTACTGACGGAAGGTGAAGTTCAATCATCTCCGGCGGATGTCACCAGAGCGTGGACGATGGTGGAACAATTTTAGGCGGTTGTcggttaatggtgtatcctaggggattcACGCATAAAAGCATCACTTTTATACAGGAGAATTGATCAAAAAGcataaaagataacaatatttggcAGTTTTTAGCAATTGCCGTCCAGCGCACAGCAGACCACCcaacgtcatgcgtaagccctatagttagcttctatgcttaagcccttctaTTAGGCGAGTGACTGCCACGCAGCTACGTCAGCCACGCCAAAGTTGGTTCCGGATACTTCGCATAACAGAATTAatcagcgattgacacgtgtatcccgagaatttcgggtattctacgcctataaatagaccccctgggtcaccacaattCACATCATCTGATCTGAACTCAGTCAgaaagaagtacactttctctctcacacagttctttctcactctaaaacattaaccgCTTAGCAGTAAAACGCTAGAatgatcaattacagattgatccacagattgattgaggccaccccacagatctctcatccgtgttccaggtctgcagggattatttcctaaGGGCAAACATCAATCAATATACTATCACTCCACGCTAGGCGGCTATTGTTCTATACTGGTACCTTAcacccgctatacggaaaatcgtaccaacatatGGCGCCATCCATTCTAAAGAATCACTCAACTCTCAAGAGCACAAAGAGACATAATCATAAGGTAATACCTATCGAGACAAACATGATACATTCATGGCAAGCCGGACAGCGGAGGAAAGAAGAAACGTTAGAAGATTGGAAGCAAGAGTTAATTGCTTTTCCTTCTATGTTTAATACCAATCCATCTGATGCTCCTGTAGTGATTGAAGCTCGTATAGCAAATTGTATTGTTAGAGGAACATATACTAATACAGGAGCAGGGGCAGATATCATGTATGAGCATTGTTTTGTACAACTACCAGAGAGAGTTAAGGAGAAGCTGAAAGACACGTTTGTTCCCTTATCAAGTTTTTCTAATGATCCATCATGGTCAGAAGGAAGCATAGTtttagaagtagtgttgggaaaaTCACCATTTAAAAGAACAGCTCATATCGAGTTTTTGTTTGTTAAAGCAAATTCGCAATATAATGTCATTTTAGGTCGATCAGCTATAATAACATTTTGGGCTGTGACATCAATGGTACACAGAATGATGAAATTTCCCACACCAGCTGGTATTGCCACGATATACGCTGAGCGAAAAAGAACAATAGAATGTGTGCAAATAAATAGAATTGTTGGTAATCCAATTGTTCATGAAGATGGGTCAGTATCACCAAATCCAGAATTCCCAGATCAGAAAATTGTTATTGGTAACACATTAGCAAAAGAAACAAAAGAAAAACTCTACAAAATTTTAGCAACCAATTTAGATGTTTTTGCATGGCAAGATTCTGATATGACTGGAGTACCACGTCATATAGCTGAGCATAAGCTCGGTGTGAATCCTAATATCCTACCAGTATGTCAAAAGAAAAGAGGCATGGCTCCTGAACGAACAAAGTTTCTTAGAGAAGAAGTTTAAAAATTGGTGGACGCTGGGATATTGCGGAAAGTTAAATACCAGACATGGGTAGCAAATTCAGTGATGGTTAGAAAACCAAATAACACATGgaggatgtgtgtggatttcataGATATAAATAAAGCATGCCCAAAGGATAACTACCCTTTGCCAGAAATAGATTGGGAGGTAGAATTTGTAAACAATTATTAGTTTAAATCTTTTTTTGATGCATTCAAGGGGTACCATCAAATACCTATGGCAATACGGGATCAGGATAAAATAGCATTCCACACACCAGATGGAATTTTTTGCTACATAAAACTGCCTTTTGGATTGAAGAATGCAGGAGAAACTTATCAGCGTGTCATTGATAAGGCGTTTAAAGATTAAATAGGCAGGAATGTGGAAGCCTACGTTGATGATATTGTTATCAAGAGTCATACGGAAGAAAGCATGCTTAGAGATACTCTTAAAACCTTTGAATCATTACGAAGGGTTAACATGAAGTTGAAACCTAAAAAATGCACTTTCGGCGTGGAAGAGGGCAAATTTTTAGGTCATATTGTTACAGAGAGAGGAATTAAGGCAAATCTAAAAAAGAATCAAGCAATTGAGGATATGGTATCTCCAAAAATAAAGAAAGAAGTGCAAAGCTTGAACGAAAGATTGGCAGCCTTAACAAGATTTTTATCTAGAGCAGCATACCGATCATTACCGTTCATGAAGGTTTTAAAAAGTTATTTAAATAAAAAGGATTTTATGTGGAAGAAAGAAGCTAAAACAGCTTTTCAGGATGTTAAGCGACTTTT is from Rutidosis leptorrhynchoides isolate AG116_Rl617_1_P2 chromosome 10, CSIRO_AGI_Rlap_v1, whole genome shotgun sequence and encodes:
- the LOC139870156 gene encoding uncharacterized protein, with the protein product MAPSILKNHSTLKSTKRHNHKVIPIETNMIHSWQAGQRRKEETLEDWKQELIAFPSMFNTNPSDAPVVIEARIANCIVRGTYTNTGAGADIMYEHCFVQLPERVKEKLKDTFVPLSSFSNDPSWSEGSIVLEVVLGKSPFKRTAHIEFLFVKANSQYNVILGRSAIITFWAVTSMVHRMMKFPTPAGIATIYAERKRTIECVQINRIVGNPIVHEDGSVSPNPEFPDQKIVIGNTLAKETKEKLYKILATNLDVFAWQDSDMTGVPRHIAEHKLGVNPNILPVCQKKRGMAPERTKFLREEV